Proteins from a single region of Trichoderma asperellum chromosome 3, complete sequence:
- a CDS encoding uncharacterized protein (SECRETED:SignalP(1-16)) has protein sequence MKFLTVAIVLAAAASAAPTKEVLPYPPVVAPPPYGGIAPDHNPPFGGGIPPINSGGLPPTNGAYPGGNNRHLCPSGLLYTNPQCCSAGVLGVADLDCKTREFNNNTTYTC, from the coding sequence ATGAAGTTCCTCACCGTTGCCATCgtcctcgccgccgctgccagcgCCGCCCCTACTAAGGAAGTGTTGCCTTATCCTCCTGTCGTGGCCCCTCCACCCTATGGAGGCATCGCCCCAGACCACAACCCTCCTTTTGGCGGTGGAATCCCTCCTATCAACAGCGGAGGACTCCCTCCTACCAACGGCGCATATCCCGGCGGTAACAACAGGCACTTGTGCCCCAGCGGCCTCCTCTATACCAACCCCCAATGCTGCTCTGCCGGTGTCCTCGGCGTTGCTGACCTCGACTGCAAGACCCGtgagtttaataataatacaacCTATACATGTTAA
- a CDS encoding uncharacterized protein (EggNog:ENOG41), producing the protein MVLGFASGKATALDRCLATASSSPASTPTPGPDPASASASAAGAPIIYGRVDAANEDNLELINGVDEHGASERRAKVLRPSPSAQPGAQPQAHRDAAIMQDPALGAQIRSRPQAGIPSKNNAAPLLTIPPELIDTILSHLPAYDLAAVSATCRTLREHALSDLLWQPLVQHNVPGVQVATSGPCASYRELYATHDRLWFLPKFKIWFCDRDLTGKLVLVRYDTRRGCIEGYQLVAVSHQSTFEHWSADHDVIIHGFEPVVKLHLDKPVLQFRVQDRKEDGGFSKRPGANRFADEMPMALDERLGGMFSNFLLTRPMDSGEAVRRLARGYPYGNMWPSPVIPANHYVSGAQSGRGVAALSPQDRPRSRAQVSDQTFQIRQWMELTGTPSPFRFMGQRGLAGALQALVDEIMEEEAMGAGAGALGVHIGEELVTYSTLDPSLYTPTPERPWRGIWVGDYSAHGCEFLLIHQPDDPPATDAELGIFRDEHDSDEAWEKKRLEARMYRGRLEGIKLTGDPNIPRGEYSFVANDLGPDGFVETATDAQFSGARIVKSEGHIAATGFLRDKFIETQLILISPNKLAMHWVGFGHISFLERVNIDHFLVP; encoded by the exons ATGGTCTTAGGGTTTGCTAGCGGCAAGGCTACGGCTCTGGACCGCTGTCTCGCAACagcgtcgtcatcgccagcttCGACTCCCACCCCAGGTCCGGATCCCGCTTCAGcgtcagcttcagcagccGGTGCGCCCATCATATACGGCCGGGTCGATGCTGCAAACGAAGACAATCTCGAGCTCATCAACGGCGTCGACGAGCATGGCGCTTCGGAACGCCGTGCAAAAGTACTGAGGCCATCTCCTTCGGCCCAGCCCGGCGCCCAACCCCAAGCGCATCGTGACGCCGCCATTATGCAAG ACCCAGCGCTGGGCGCTCAGATCCGATCGCGCCCCCAGGCCGGAATCCCAAGCAAGAACAACGCCGCTCCACTGCTCACCATCCCCCCGGAGCTCATCGATACCATCCTGTCGCATCTTCCGGCATACGACCTCGCCGCCGTCTCAGCCACATGCCGCACCCTGCGCGAACATGCGCTGTCTGACCTGCTGTGGCAGCCCCTTGTCCAGCACAACGTCCCTGGCGTCCAGGTAGCAACCTCAGGGCCATGCGCAAGCTACCGGGAGCTGTATGCAACCCACGACAGGCTGTGGTTCTTGCCCAAGTTCAAGATCTGGTTCTGCGACCGAGATCTGACGGGAAAGCTTGTTCTGGTGCGTTACGACACTAGACGCGGCTGCATTGAGGGCTACCAATTAGTGGCCGTCAGCCACCAATCGACCTTTGAGCACTGGTCGGCAGATCACGACGTGATTATTCATGGCTTTGAGCCTGTGGTGAAGCTCCATCTCGATAAACCGGTGCTGCAGTTCCGCGTCCAGGATAGGAAGGAGGATGGAGGCTTCTCCAAAAGACCCGGCGCTAACCGCTTTGCCGACGAGATGCCCATGGCCTTGGACGAACGACTGGGTGGCATGTTCAGCAATTTTCTGCTCACAAGGCCAATGGACTCTGGAGAAGCGGTCCGCCGGCTGGCACGGGGATATCCTTATGGAAACATGTGGCCGTCGCCCGTCATCCCGGCAAACCACTACGTGTCGGGTGCTCAGTCAGGCCGAGGGGTCGCCGCTCTGTCGCCCCAGGACCGACCGCGAAGCAGAGCACAAGTTTCTGACCAGACTTTCCAGATTCGGCAATGGATGGAGTTGACGGGCACTCCTAGCCCTTTCAGGTTTATGGGGCAGAGGGGCCTCGCGGGAGCTCTCCAGGCCTTGGTTGACGAGATtatggaggaagaggcaatGGGTGCTGGGGCCGGTGCCCTTGGTGTGCACATCGGTGAAGAGCTCGTTACGTACTCGACTCTCGACCCGTCGCTATACACACCGACGCCAGAAAGGCCATGGAGAGGAATCTGGGTTGGTGATTACAGCGCGCATGGCTGCGAATTTCTGTTGATACACCAGCCCGATGACCCACCCGCCACAGATGCCGAATTGGGCATTTTCCGTGACGAGCATGACAGTGACGAGGCgtgggagaaaaagaggttAGAAGCGAGAATGTACAGAGGTCGCTTAGAGGGCATTAAGTTGACAGGGGATCCAAATATTCCGAGAGGGGAATACTCGTTTGTGGCCAATGACCTGGGCCCAGACGGCTTCGTCGAAACTGCTACAGATGCTCAATTCTCCGGGGCCAGGATAGTGAAAAGCGAAGGTCACATTGCCGCTACTGGCTTCCTCAGAG ACAAATTCATCGAAACCCAGCTGATCCTCATCAGCCCGAACAAACTTGCCATGCACTGGGTTGGATTTGGCCACATCAGCTTTTTAGAGAGAGTCAACATCGACCACTTCCTCGTTCCCTAA
- a CDS encoding uncharacterized protein (EggNog:ENOG41), translating into MSSLLPLISEILPMVLPSKTETTPADQLTPILDNEGRPIRETAIAGKCDKMCASVLTTHPHSASPIHHNSEQDAIIYVVSGTGTLVVKEGFGGELRHHELRPGDFAFVPAWTEHQARNDGDQDFVWVITQSGPRPVGAILTDWGGQEVKTIE; encoded by the exons ATGTCGTCGCTACTGCCGCTCATCTCAGAGATCCTGCCCATGGTGTTGCCGTCCAAAACTGAAACGACACCTGCAGACCAGCTCACGCCCATTTTGGACAATGAAGGACGCCCCATCCGCGAAACTGCCATTGCCGGTAAGTGTGACAAAATGTGTGCTTCGG TTCTCACAACACACCCACATTCTGCAAGCCCCATACATCACAACAGCGAGCAAG ACGCCATCATCTATGTAGTCTCCGGTACCGGCACACTTGTCGTAAAGGAGGGCTTTGGGGGCGAATTGCGACATCACGAGCTTCGGCCGGGAGACTTTGCATTCGTCCCGGCCTGGACGGAGCACCAAGCTCGGAATGATGGTGACCAGGATTTTGTTTGGGTCATCACTCAAAGCGGACCCCGTCCTGTCGGAGCCATCTTGACTGATTGGGGGGGTCAGGAGGTCAAGACAATTGAGTGA
- a CDS encoding uncharacterized protein (EggNog:ENOG41~TransMembrane:2 (i20-35o41-63i)), whose protein sequence is MISSTFIIRLAIVFFRRTPLIYAAILGALCLWYGLETARQTLVAQVLWGLIIAELLFFCFIYLPYMRQLNRKAVHPTPLTSEERWALFNQCLAHVDSFELYLRGWFLGAELKDIRRDNLRDFLLWGFFDQAGEDAERNDGHSETVERDLEGFITEIEKRLGRPIRSGRGDATCIRLTLDDVETTYRGLTWYAVIYLVDQFTHFALSWHGFKFYARGPAAALATFPPRPQEIFTSRRSRAPQLSYWHRAHTSNDCHPVVFFHGIGVGLWTYISFLARICAAKESDGGQGIGVIAVEILPVSFRLTSPPLGKAEFLRQMAKILEHHQWNKFTITSHSYGSVQTTHMLHSPALRHMITSVVLIDPVTVMLHLPDVAYNFTRRKPREAYEWVLWYFASTDPGVANSLGRHFFWRENIIWKEDLLSYENAEPRGHRRKVAVCLAGRDILVGTSRVAQYFSDVGVAGINQAGGTNRTAEVEVLMFPMLDHAQVFASSLHYERVCRVIRSYCGAGLVG, encoded by the coding sequence ATGATAAGCAGCACTTTCATCATCCGCCtcgccatcgtcttcttccgccgAACGCCGCTCATCTACGCTGCCATCCTGGGAGCCCTATGCCTTTGGTATGGCTTGGAAACAGCGCGTCAGACTCTTGTTGCTCAAGTTTTATGGGGCCTCATAATTGCCGAATTGTTgttcttttgcttcatctATCTCCCGTATATGCGCCAGCTGAATCGCAAAGCTGTGCATCCTACACCACTGACGTCGGAGGAACGATGGGCTCTATTTAACCAGTGTCTAGCACATGTCGACTCATTTGAGCTGTATCTAAGAGGGTGGTTCCTCGGCGCTGAACTCAAAGATATCCGCCGAGACAACCTGCGGGATTTCCTCCTCTGGGGCTTCTTCGACCAAGCTGGGGAAGATGCTGAAAGGAACGACGGACACTCCGAGACTGTTGAGCGAGATTTGGAGGGGTTCATCACAGAGATTGAGAAGCGGCTTGGCCGGCCTATCCGCAGTGGACGAGGCGATGCAACGTGCATTCGGCTGACTTTGGATGACGTTGAAACAACCTATCGGGGCCTGACTTGGTATGCAGTCATATACCTGGTGGATCAATTCACACACTTCGCCCTTTCATGGCACGGCTTCAAGTTCTATGCCAGAGGGCCCGCCGCAGCTCTTGCAACGTTCCCCCCGCGGCCGCAAGAGATATTCACAAGCCGCCGCTCGCGTGCTCCTCAGCTGAGCTACTGGCACCGGGCTCACACATCCAACGACTGCCACCCGGTTGTCTTCTTCCACGGCATTGGCGTTGGGCTCTGGACATACATTAGCTTCCTCGCACGCATATGTGCAGCTAAAGAGAGCGATGGCGGCCAGGGTATCGGGGTCATTGCTGTGGAGATTCTCCCCGTGTCGTTCCGCCTCACTTCCCCGCCTCTGGGTAAAGCTGAATTCCTACGCCAGATGGCCAAGATATTGGAACATCACCAGTGGAACAAGTTCACCATCACTTCACACTCGTATGGGTCTGTACAGACCACCCACATGCTCCACTCCCCAGCTCTGAGGCATATGATTACATCTGTTGTCTTAATAGACCCGGTAACAGTAATGCTGCATCTCCCCGATGTCGCTTACAACTTCACCCGAAGAAAGCCCCGAGAAGCTTATGAATGGGTGCTATGGTACTTTGCCAGTACGGATCCAGGCGTGGCTAACTCTCTAGGGCGTCACTTTTTCTGGCGGGAGAACATTATTTGGAAGGAGGACTTGCTATCATATGAAAATGCTGAACCGAGGGGCCATCGGCGGAAGGTTGCTGTCTGCCTAGCTGGCAGGGATATACTCGTCGGCACATCTAGAGTTGCGCAGTATTTCAGTGATGTTGGAGTGGCGGGAATAAACCAGGCTGGGGGCACTAATCGGACGGCCGAGGTGGAGGTGCTCATGTTCCCCATGTTGGATCATGCGCAGGTATTTGCCAGCTCGCTGCACTACGAACGGGTATGCCGGGTTATCAGGTCATATTGCGGTGCAGGATTAGTGGGATAG
- a CDS encoding uncharacterized protein (EggNog:ENOG41) — MMQDKYILRVTAGPSYDESTHIEVPVNEPAPLRIKSDAADIELNVRIQGYRGLPFGSPSTSPYFSTEPHASNQDQYSISFRFTPLNPSKSDNGEPDDEDVAGISAADLQFGNDFDRPIRDKLPPGFNTAMNIVKWWIDPGLDGDAYADKPYLYGPTLSSLNVVSIGPGSYDESRGGLWFEEGGDKRGMKLREAKGVPKESKPRMKWALSDSNKKKWLWEYGQTYGIDFFNPYLDFANLALRLPGFQLSVARYLGADALRNDGRIAHQLRYVLRNKATGDVYLVVTFSLFLEECVNEDGTIKGANGANCITNGHTNGFTNGTTENIGSINGYHHNGSTNTPEEDVD, encoded by the exons ATGATGCAAGACAAATATATTCTTCGAGTTACGGCGGGACCGAGTTACGACGAAAGCACTCATATTGAGGTGCCGGTGAATGAGCCTGCACCCTTACGCATCAAGAGCGATGCCGCCGACATAGAGCTCAACGTGCGGATACAGGGCTATAGGGGATTACCCTTTGGCTCGCCGTCAACGTCTCCCTACTTCTCCACAGAGCCTCATGCCAGCAACCAGGACCAGTACAGCATATCATTCCGCTTCACGCCACTAAATCCCTCCAAGTCAGACAATGGGGAAcctgatgatgaggatgtcgCAGGAATCAGTGCAGCAGACTTGCAGTTTGGCAATGATTTCGATCGCCCTATCCGAGACAAGCTGCCGCCGGGGTTCAACACTGCAATGAACATTGTCAAATGGTGGATTGACCCTGGCCTTGACGGAGATGCCTATGCAGACAAGCCCTATCTTTATGGCCCTACCCTGAGCTCATTAAATGTTGTGTCTATCGGCCCCGGGTCATACGACGAATCAAGAGGTGGCCTGTGGTTCGAAGAGGGAGGAGACAAGAGGGGAATGAAGCTGCGCGAGGCAAAGGGCGTGCCGAAGGAGAGCAAGCCAAGAATGAAATGGGCGCTGTCGGATTCGAACAAGAAAAAGTGGCTTTGGGAGTATGGACAGACGTACGGAATTGACTTTTTCAACCCATATCTCGACTTTGCGAATCTGGCTTTGCGGCTGCCGGGATTTCAGCTGTCGGTTGCGAGATATTTGGGCGCGGATGCTTTGAG GAATGATGGAAGAATCGCGCACCAGCTTAGATATGTCCTTCGGAACAAGGCTACTGGTGATGTATATCTGGTGGTTACCTTTTCCTTGTTCCTCGAAGAATGTGTCAATGAGGACGGGACTATCAAAGGCGCGAATGGGGCAAATTGTATTACCAACGGTCACACAAACGGCTTTACAAATGGTACGACTGAAAATATCGGCTCTATAAACGGATATCATCACAACGGAAGTACGAACACGCCTGAAGAAGATGTAGATtag
- a CDS encoding uncharacterized protein (EggNog:ENOG41~TransMembrane:1 (o190-212i)), translating to MAAKTAKTLSSGTLRVPYMPMTVHAIPCPAPILQDDFDGCRVPGGVELWSRGDSTRRESVFRDIVPCVPRRQRDYECNDMTKDQKYAVTDYDGTILSAPAFEIRWRSVDLIVRTTERNPPGLPTREPTLISHISTSRGFPITMTNALITTPASLPSVSPTTERYASSTASYNASSPLTSQPKPALSSGTIAGITAGSCLGLLAVASAIFLFLSRCRRKHQGLRRLTDDTWAQQGAHKEPAGLLVTRYPAELENKPVELRELPVETQSPSADASPPSRACHISVNATPVEVAAEPVQNITEATRQGN from the exons ATGGCGGCTAAGACGGCCAAGACGCTCTCAAGCGGGACTTTACGAGTGCCGTATATGCCCATGACTGTCCATGCGATTCCGTGCCCTGCCCCTATCCTACAGGATGATTTCGACGGCTGCCGAGTCCCTGGAGGCGTCGAATTATGGTCCAGGGGGGATTCTACTCGCCGGGAGAGTGTTTTTCGGGATATCGTGCCATGTGTACCCAGACGTCAGCG AGACTACGAATGCAACGATATGACAAAAGACCAGAAGTACGCAGTGACCGACTATGATGGTACTATCTTGTCCGCTCCAGCATTTGAAATTCGCTGGAGAAGCGTAGACTTGATTGTGAGAACTACCGAAAGGAATCCGCCCGGACTCCCGACTCGAGAGCCGACGCTAATAAGTCATATTTCGACGTCGAGGGGATTCCCTATTACTATGACAAATGCATTGATTACAACTCCAGCTTCCCTCCCATCAGTCTCACCCACCACTGAACGATATGCGTCATCCACCGCATCATATAATGCATCATCTCCACTCACATCACAACCAAAGCCAGCTCTTAGCTCTGGGACGATTGCTGGGATAACAGCTGGGAGTTGTTTGGGGCTCCTAGCCGTCGCTTCggcgatttttcttttcttgtctcgTTGCCGAAGGAAACACCAGGGCCTACGACGGCTCACAGATGATACATGGGCCCAGCAAGGAGCGCACAAAGAACCCGCAGGCCTATTAGTTACTCGATATCCTGCTGAATTGGAAAACAAGCCGGTGGAGTTAAGAGAGCTTCCAGTAGAGACACAATCGCCTTCTGCAGATGCTTCACCGCCATCAAGAGCGTGCCATATCAGTGTTAACGCGACTCCCGTTGAGGTTGCAGCAGAACCAGTTCAAAACATAACAGAAGCAACAAGACAGGGCAATTAG
- a CDS encoding uncharacterized protein (EggNog:ENOG41~TransMembrane:12 (i110-130o145-165i177-196o202-224i236-258o270-290i390-416o428-449i483-505o511-536i557-575o581-599i)), translating to MAVEEKGELGTYGLEGFEIAQSEKVTSRDGPSHDARNPLSANEKPQTEQTETTTLDGNSPILSLYLTFNTVLPSPLILQQPSLDGRQPPSCPDLTAYADPLTWGPARKSILLILSCLATFLTAYTAGAYAPPAALMASDFETSRLVILVGITTFCMGFALAPMALAPMSEVWGRYPIFIIAGFVFVIFQAVCSVMPDAAGMIVSRFLVGIGGSVFSAVVGGVLADLWEKEERNTPMALFSGAVLAGTGAGPLVSAALIETVGSNNLAWKWSFWVQAILDVVLLLFLIFFFKESRASVLLTRKAKKLNDWYEDLEKHGVFGQWLSSDLVLTASTASSQITITSIANERVTATGPHLRRIRWVVRADEQRASLGQIVLTSVRRPFHLLFTEPVVFCFSLWAAFSWGVLYLSFSVVPFLYGSNFSMSSRVYVAMMIASAVATVVGIFQEHLLKHPQWKRQEEDFQYSNSRFWAFMRRRFPAEAPEARLYFTCITALLLPVGLFIAFLGSDGKRGYLTAVGLGLATWGIYSVYLATFNYLADTYHIYASSALAAQSFCRNVLGGCFPLITTIMFTNLGLKGAGGMLGGIATGLTILPWVLLFYGERIRAKSQFAITLAK from the exons ATGGCTGtcgaagaaaagggagagctCGGTACATATGGGCTGGAGGGCTTTGAGATTGCTCAAAGCGAGAAAGTTACCTCTCGCGATGGTCCCTCACATGACGCTAGGAACCCTTTGTCGGCCAACGAGAAACCGCAGACGGAGCAGACAGAGACGACAACTCTAGATGGCAACAGCCCGATATTATCTCTTTATCTCACATTCAATACCGTTTTGCCGTCTCCTCTGATACTGCAGCAGCCCAGTCTAGATGGGCGACAGCCGCCGTCATGTCCTGACTTAACAGCTTATGCTGATCCATTGACATGGGGGCCTGCTCGCAAAAGCATTCTGCTTATTTTGTCATGTCTGGCAACATTCTTGACAGCGTATACTGCCGGGGCTTACGCACCGCCGGCGGCCCTTATGGCCAGCGATTTTGAGACCTCCAGACTTGTTATACTTGTGGGCATTACGACATTCTGCATGGGATTTGCGCTTGCACCGATGGCGCTTGCGCCGATGTCTGAAGTATGGGGGCGTTATCCCATATTCATCATTGCCGGCTTTGTCTTTGTCATCTTCCAAGCTGTCTGCTCCGTTATGCCGGATGCTGCTGGCATGATTGTATCGCGCTTCCTGGTTGGCATTGGCGGGTCTGTCTTCTCCGCCGTGGTCGGAGGCGTCTTGGCTGATTTAtgggaaaaggaggaaaggaACACACCCATGGCGCTGTTTAGCGGTGCGGTGTTGGCCGGCACTGGGGCTGGGCCGTTGGTTTCTGCCGCTTTGATTGAAACTGTGGGAAGCAACAATCTTGCTTGGAAGTGGTCATTCTGGGTCCAAGCCATACTGGATGTCGTTCTCCTACTTTTCctaatctttttctttaaagaaaGCCGGGCCTCAGTCCTTTTGAccagaaaggcaaaaaagcTAAACGACTGGTATGAGGACTTGGAAAAGCATGGAGTGTTTGGACAGTGGCTAAGCAGCGACTTGGTGTTGACGGCATCTACTGCTTCCAGCCAAATAACCATCACTTCTATCGCAAACGAGCGTGTTACCGCCACGGGTCCCCATTTACGACGTATTCGTTGGGTAGTCAGGGCAGATGAACAGCGTGCTTCCCTAGGACAGATAGTGTTGACATCTGTGAGGAGaccatttcatcttctttttacgGAGCCTgttgtcttttgcttctctttgtggGCCGCCTTCTCATGGGGTGTACTCTATCTCTCCTTTTCAGTCGTACCCTTCCTCTATGGTTCCAATTTCTCCATGTCAAGTCGAGTATACGTGGCAATGATGATAGCCTCAGCTGTTGCGACAGTAGTGGGCATCTTCCAGGAGCATCTCTTGAAGCACCCGCAGTGGaaacggcaagaagaagacttcCAGTACTCTAATTCCAGATTTTGGGCCTTTATGCGACGAAGATTTCCGGCTGAAGCGCCGGAGGCCAGACTGTACTTTACTTGCATCACTGCTTTGCTCTTACCTGTCGGACTATTCATTGCGTTTTTGGGTTCTGATGGAAAGAGAGGGTATTTGACAGCCGTTGGCCTAGGGCTGGCTACTTGGGGCATCTACTCTGTCTACCTCGCCACCTTCAATTATCTCGCAGATACATATCACATATATGCATCATCGGCCTTGGCAGCGCAGAGCTTCTGCCGGAATGTGCTAGGTGGCTGCTTTCCATTGATTACGACCATCATGTTTACCAATCTTGGTCTAAAAGGCGCTGGCGGCATGCTTGGCGGGATTGCCACCGGCTTGACGATTCTGCCTTGGGTGCTTCTGTTTTACGGAGAGAGAATCCGTGCCAAGAGCCAATTTGCTATA ACTCTAGCAAAATGA
- a CDS encoding uncharacterized protein (EggNog:ENOG41) has protein sequence MDPTSWLDLSVESDGITSPSPPPSPPISPAKLLSRSKSIIERSSSRASVYSISPNTSSRSDDHLLGRAGLPPWDRTVDIIYHKYKRGEAKPDRNAALKASQKFPDNVRLLILRNLVASHEPLGSKPISLNRFCWDQDCWELSDFTPLHDVLAAFYPCFAVSFDFYASLFAIILSEYTFHVTFSPFIAPRLNPLATTWLNKYGPFVQSLVIEIDLSRLGLGPSPSATALLPGIGRVQDLIFDFSVSQLKRPLEAPLETLILACRRFYGEREVIPKPHIGPVDKQDAGNTQNPSADIVDKSSKPSPSNISERISRAISPAPQDSFEQSVLITHNDTKSEFYTWDLDDDDEIEDGDDDDDDDEDGDMDADSSFESSYCSSLSSDSSSNADTSLAPTPSIPEETPFFCPDKHLSICNHLARLRNKVTSLRIVGFSDEYSRALIATIFPQAKAFPIENHSYRVAPSTLWPRLRGQKSWIDAGRGTLLLDDHEVIPEPCIFPEGLVQLPPPVIYRSGIRSLPWCREPTHRPRHSTTNSGSSWPSQRSMESNDGNISTSSQRSDEKSRMQKLLGKYKEKSRRRSRPISAP, from the exons ATGGATCCGACGTCCTGGCTGGATCTTTCCGTAGAAAGCGACGGTATAacctcgccatcgccgccaccatCGCCTC CAATCAGCCCCGCCAAACTACTCTCTCGATCAAAATCCATCATCGAACgatccagcagcagagcttctGTGTACTCCATCTCCCCCAACACCTCATCACGCAGCGATGATCACCTTCTTGGCCGTGCTGGTCTCCCACCATGGGATCGCACAGTGGATATAATCTATCACAAGTATAAACGCGGAGAAGCCAAGCCCGACAGAAATGCAGCCCTGAAAGCATCA CAGAAGTTTCCTGACAACGTCCGCCTTCTCATCCTCCGGAACCTCGTCGCATCCCACGAGCCGTTGGGATCCAAGCCCATCAGCCTCAATCGATTCTGCTGGGACCAAGATTGCTGGGAGCTCTCGGATTTTACCCCCCTCCACGACGTCCTGGCAGCTTTCTATCCTTGCTTTGCTGTCTCGTTTGACTTTTACGCTTCGCTCTTCGCCATCATCTTGTCGGAATATACTTTTCACGTTACGTTTTCTCCGTTTATCGCCCCGAGACTCAACCCCCTTGCTACCACATGGCTCAACAAATACGGTCCTTTTGTACAGTCTCTCGTCATTGAAATCGACCTATCGCGTCTTGGTCTCGGCCCTAGCCCCTCAGCTACTGCTCTACTCCCGGGTATTGGCCGCGTTCAAGACCTAATCTTCGATTTCAGCGTGTCTCAGCTTAAAAGGCCCCTGGAAGCTCCACTGGAGACCTTGATTCTCGCATGTCGCCGCTTTTATGGCGAAAGAGAGGTCATTCCTAAGCCCCATATAGGGCCAGTAGATAAACAAGACGCCGGTAATACCCAAAATCCATCTGCAGATATTGTCGATAAGTCAAGCAAGCCTTCACCATCTAACATCTCGGAAAGAATATCCCGagccatctctccagccCCCCAAGATTCCTTTGAACAGTCTGTGTTGATAACTCACAATGACACAAAAAGCGAGTTCTATACCTGGGAccttgacgacgacgacgaaatAGAAGAtggtgacgacgatgacgacgatgatgaagacggcgACATGGACGCTGACTCCTCCTTCGAAAGCAGTTACTGCTCCTCTTTGAGCTCAGACTCATCTTCAAACGCTGACACAAGTCTAGCTCCTACGCCATCCATCCCAGAAGAAACACCTTTCTTCTGCCCAGATAAACACCTCTCCATATGCAATCATCTCGCCCGCCTTCGCAATAAAGTTACTTCCCTCCGCATAGTCGGTTTCAGCGACGAGTATTCCCGCGCCCTCATAGCAACCATATTTCCCCAGGCTAAAGCTTTCCCTATCGAAAATCACTCCTATCGCGTAGCTCCCTCTACGCTCTGGCCTCGCCTGCGTGGTCAGAAATCCTGGATCGATGCCGGCCGTGGAACACTCCTATTGGACGACCACGAGGTCATTCCAGAACCTTGCATTTTCCCAGAGGGATTGGTTCAGCTGCCACCGCCAGTCATTTACAGATCGGGCATCAGATCGCTGCCGTGGTGCCGTGAACCAACTCACCGCCCAAGACACAGCACCACCAACTCAGGCTCGAGTTGGCCGTCTCAGAGAAGTATGGAGAGCAACGACGGAAACATCTCCACAAGTTCACAGCGCAGTGATGAAAAGTCTAGGATGCAAAAACTTTTGGGAAAGTATAAGGAAAAGTCTAGGCGGAGGTCAAGGCCAATATCTGCCCCCTGA
- a CDS encoding uncharacterized protein (EggNog:ENOG41~BUSCO:EOG092D4A0Q): MDPLESMSTGGPLPKNFDAENAGNMEDMEKQFAVKVVQHMATYWAILEKVKGSSLRLTKIDDEIYEHLKEAFPEFDPAATIDEDEMKSKTGKERWRAFMMKYEKTVDDFNFGTMVRNNAKAEYEQDTTIFVPRMQFYAVEIARNRNGLNDWIYEKAQEEKNKSK; encoded by the exons ATGGATCCTTTAGAGAGCATGTCCACCGGGGGCCCCCTGCCCAAGAACTTCGATGCCGAAAATGCGGGCAACATGGAGGAT ATGGAGAAGCAATTTGCAGTCAAGG TCGTTCAGCACATGGCTACCTACTGGGCCATCCTCGAAAAGGTCAAGGGCTCAAGTCTGCGACTCACCAAGATCGATGACGAGATCTACGAGCACCTCAAGGAGGCCTTCCCCGAATTCGACCCCGCCGCCACAATCGACGAGGATGAGATGAAGAGCAAGACCGGCAAGGAGAGGTGGCGCGCCTTCATGATGAAGTACGAGAAGACAGTGGACGACTTCAACTTTGGCACCATGGTTCGAAACAACGCCAAGGCGGAATACGAGCAGGACACAACCATCTTTG TCCCCCGCATGCAATTTTATGCTGTTGAAATCGCCCG AAACCGAAATGGCCTTAACGACTGGATATATGAGAAGGcacaggaagagaagaacaagtCCAAATAA